ACGGCCTTTAGTCTATCTACCCCTATTGCCAAATGACAATAAGGTCAACAGACAAGCTTTATTTTTCATTCAGAATCTTACCGACAATCTCGCCCACATCTTTGGACAAACCTTCTTGTGCATTGATGCGTTGCAATTCTTTGGTCATGACGGCTTTGCGGTTGGCTTCCAATTTGTTGCAGATGTTAAAAGCCTGCACCAGTCGGGCGGCAACTTGCGGATTAAAACGGTCGATTTCCATCACTTTATCGGCTACAAAGCGGTAGCCGCTGCCGTCTTCTGCATGGAAGTGCGGAATATTGCGGCTGAAGCTCATCAATAAAGAACGGGCTTTATTTGGATTTTCAATACTGAACTTAGGATGATTCAAGGCCGTCTGAACTTGCTGTAAAGTATCTTTGCGGCGGCTTGAAGCAATCAGGACAAAGTATTTGTCCATTACTAAGGCATCATCGGCGAATTTATCGGCAAATTTCGTCAACAAACGATCGCGAATTTCGCTTTCATTGCTGTTGATTGCAGATAAGATGCCCCATTCGTGGGTCATGTTTTGCGCCATTGCTTCGTAATTCTCCGCAACGTGTTCGATATGCGCAGCGTCAGCACGAAGGATAAATGCCCTGCAAGCATTACGCAAAGTACGCCAGCCGGCCAGTTCCGGGCTGTATTCATAACGAACAGCAGCATCGGCTTGGTTTTCTTGTTTGGCAGCTTGACGGTTCAGCTCGCGCCATTGAGGCAGGAACTTGACGGCAACAGCATTGAGCAAGGCTTCTCGCGCTTGATGAACCTGAATCGGGTCAATATTTTCTTCTTCCGCCCATATATCGGTTTCAGACGGCATTTGCAGCAAAATGGCACGGAATGCCGGATCAAAGTCACCAGAAACCACCAAAGCCAAAGCATCCATCAATGCTTTATGTTCCGGCAAAGGACGGCCTTCCGCCAATGCCTGACGGTTGGCGTTAATGGCACGATGATACAAGGTTTGGGCAGCCTCCCAACGGGCAAACTCATTTTCATCTGCCGCCAGTAAAGTTGCTAATTCTTGCTCGCTGTACGGATAGTTCAGGGTGACCGGCGCAGAGAAATCTCGCAGCAGAGACGGGATAACCGGCTCATTGACGCCGCCCAATACAAAAGTCTGCTCGGCTTCGGTCAATACCAAAACTGCCTCTTTCACCCGTTCACCTTGATATTCAAACTCAACCGCTTCGCCTTTTTCATTCAGCAAACCGGTTTTGACCGGAATCATCATCGGCTGTTTGTCTGCCATATCGGGCGTAGCCGGAATGGTTTGTTTGATGGTTAATTCAAACGCACCATCTTTCAGACGGCCTTGGGCATCTAAAACCAGCGTACCGGCTTGGCTGTACCACAAAGCAAACTGATCAAGATTGATGCCGTTTGTGTCTGCCATTGCGGCACGGAAATCATCACAAGTCACAGCCTGTCCGTCGTGGCGTTGGAAATACAGCTTCATGCCTTTTTGGAAGCCCTCTTCTCCGAGCAAGGTGTGATACATGCGCACTACTTCCGCACCTTTTTCATAAACGGTCATGGTGTAGAAGTTGTTCATCTCTTCATAACTGGCTGGGCGGACAGGATGCGCAGTCGGGCCTGCATCTTCAGGGAATTGGAACAAGCGCAGCATACGGACATTGTCGATACGGCGTACCACGCGGCTGGCCCGGTCGCCGGAAAACTCTTGATCGCGGAAAACGGTCAAACCTTCTTTCAGCGACAATTGGAACCAATCGCGGCAGGTCACGCGGTTGCCTGTCCAGTTGTGGAAATATTCGTGGCCGACAACAGATTCGATGCCTTCAAAGTCGGTATCGGTCGCGGTACGGCTGTTGGCCAGCACGAACTTGGTATTGAAAATATTCAAACCTTTGTTTTCCATCGCGCCCATATTGAAATCGCCCACGGCAACGACCATGAAAATATCCAAGTCGTATTCCAAGCCAAAGCGTGTCTCGTCCCATTTCATCGCATTTTTCAACGATTCCACTGCAAAACCGACTTTAGGTTTGTCTATCTCCGTGGTGTAGAACTCGATTTTGACCTTACGGCCGCTCATGGTCGTAAAATAATCTTCCGTTACCGCCAAATCGCCTGCCACCAAAGCAAAAAGATAGCTCGGTTTGGCAAACGGGTCTTCCCATTTCACCCAATGACGGCCGTCTGAAAACTCGCCGCCATCGATTTTATTACCGTTAGACAGCAACACCGGATAGCGTTTTTTGTCTGCAACGATGGTGGTGGTAAATTTAGACATGACATCCGGACGGTCAATATAGAACGTAATTTTGCGGAAACCTTCCGGTTCGCATTGGGTAAACAGGTTGCCGCCGGAAGCATACAGACCCATCAGAGATTTGTTCTCAGCAGGCAAAATTTCAGTTTCCACTTCCAACGTGAAGTTTTCAGACGGCGCGCCTGCAATCGTCAGTTTTTCGTCTTCCAACACATAATCTACGGCCCGGCCGTTTACTTTCACAGACAGCAGTTTTGCCGAACCATCCAATACCAATGTCTCCCCTGCTCTTTCAGGTTGAACGGTCAGACTGGATTTGACGATGGTTTGCGGTTCTAAAATATCGAAATGCAGGTCGGTTTTCAGAATACGGTACGCTGGCGCGGCGTAGTCTTTCAAATAATGGATGGTTTTGCTCATTTGTTCTCTTTCAGAGTCATGCGGTAAATAGATGAAGCATATCGTTTCAGATAGCCTAAATTCAAGTGTTTTCAGAAAAAAAGGCCGTCTGAAACCTAAAATTTCAGACGGCCTCCCTATTTAGGCAGTAAATCTAGTTGCCTGTCATTGCCAACTTACCACTGATACAGCGCACCGGCACCGACACCGACATGACCGTCGGTATTGGCCGAGAAGTTGCCTTTGACAATCCAGTTGCCACCGTCGCTCATCGCAGACACGCCGATGGCCATGGCAGACTGACCACCGTAGTAGCCGCTACCGACACCAATACCGGTCGCACCCGGACGGGTTACTTGCGGAATCGAGCCTTGGGCAATCGCACCGGCCACACCTGCGTAGGCTTTCTTACCTACTTGGTTGATGTTGTTTTGCAATTCGTTGCCCAAACCAATCAACTGATTCACGTTTGCCGCGTCTGTACCGTCTTTACCCGGAGCCACATTGGTAATGCGTTGGCCGCCGTTGTTCAGACCGACAGGAGACAGTTTGACTTGGTTGTTCGGATTGTTTTCAGTCGGTGCAGCGATGGTTACGCCATCGTTGTTGACCACGGTATTGCCTGCGGTCAGACCGTCTTTGTTCAACGCAACTTTATCGCCGACTTTCACACCGTCGTTATTCATCACAGTATCGCCTGCTTTGAATGTATCGGCATTCACTGTCTTCACGCTAATCTCGTCAGCCAGCTTCAGTTGAGCGCCACCGGCAACGGTTTCGCTGATGATGTTGCTGTCGCCTTTAACATTGATGGTAGAACCCAACGCGTAGTTGTTGCTGCCGGTCGTACCGCCGAAGTTGATGCCTTTGGCGATAGTCGCAGCATTGTTGGCTACGTTTTGGTTGGTTGCGTACAACTGGCTGCCGTTGACGGCATCCTTGCTGTTCGCATTGAGATCGCCATCAGCTACGTTGGTTACTTTGTTACCCGCATTGTCCAAGCCGTCTTTAGTCAGGTTTACCTTGCCTGCTTTCAAGCCGTCTTTGTTCAATGCAACATCGTCACCAACTTTGACACCGTCAGTATTCACTGCGGTATTGCCAGCTTTCACGCTGTCAATATCCAAGTCTTTATCAGTTGCCACCTCGTAAACAGTTTGACCCTTGTCGCCTGTTTTCTGAGTGACAACGATGTTCTTACCTTGAACGACTTCAGTCTTAGATGCAGCAGCAGCTTGTTTCAGTTGAGAAACATTGACTGCATCGGTGTCATCCGTACCGTCTGCAATGTTGGTAATCTTATTGCCGCCGTTGTTCAAGCCAGCTTTGGTCAGGTTAACATCGCCTACTTTCAAGCCGTCTTTGTTCAATGCAACATCATCGCCAACTTTCACACCGTCATTATTCATCACGGTATCGCCTGCGGTAACGCTGTCTACTTTCAAGTTTTTATCGGTAGCCACTTTGTAAATGGTTTGGCCATTGGCTCCGACATCCTGAGTAACAACAATGTTATCGCCTTGAACAACTTCAGTCTTAGCCGCAGCCGCAGCTTTGTTCAACTGAGCAACATTCACCGCATCAGTATCATCGGTACCGGCTGCAACGTTGGTAATCTTGTTGCTGCCATTGTTCAAACCGGCTTTAGTCAGATTGACATCGCCAACTTTCACGCCGTCAGTATTGACTGTGGTATCGCCGGCTTTCACGCTGTCAACTGCCAAGTCTTTAGCCAATTTGACTTCCAACTTATCAGAGCCATTCGCTACAACGCCGATATTGCCGTCTGAAAGTTTGGCTGCATCGGTTTGACCGCCAACAATATTCAGCTTCGTACCCGGTTTGCGTTCAACGTCTTTGCCACTGTCGCCGCCGAAAGTCAAAGGCAGATTGGCAGTTGCATTAACGGCTTTGATTGCATCGTGGATATTGTTCTCACCAGTACCGCCAATATCGGTCATGCTGATGTTGCCGCCATTATTGGCCGCATTGCCACCCAATACATTCACCAACTGATCTTGGGCTGCATTCAGCTGCTCTTCGGTCGCTGCACGTTTGCCTTGTGCAAAGTCACTGCCGCCCAAAGTCGTATTGCTCAAGCCGCTGACTTCGCCTTTGTCGCCATCGATTTTCACCGGAGCCGCTTGACCAACATTCAATACATCGGCCAGTTTCAGCTGTGCGCCACCGGCTACGGTTTCGCTGATGATGTTGCTGTCGCCTTTGACATTGATGGTGTCGCCCAATGCGTAGTTGTTGCTGCCGGTGGTACCGCCGAAGTTGATGCCTTTGGCAATATTGGCGGCGTTGGTCGCGACGTTTTGGTTGGTCGCAAACAGTTGGCTGCCGTTAACGGCATCTTTGCTGTTGGCGTTGAGGTCGCCGTCGGCTACGTTGGTCACTTTGTTGCCGGCGTTGTTCAAACCGTCTTTGGTCAGTTTGACATCACCCGCTTTAACACCGTCTTGGGTCAATGCGACATCGTCGCCTACTTTCACACCGTCGTTGTTCACGGTGGTGTCGCCGGCTTCGACGCTGTTCACTACCAGGTCTTTTTTCAGCTTAACGGTCACTTTATCGTCTTGGGCTTCGGTGGTGATGTTGTCGTCGCCGGCAACGGTCACGGTGGAGCCGAGTTTTTCGATATTGGTGCTGCCGCTGTCGCCGCTGAAGGTCAGGCCTTTGCTGTCAACGGTGGTTTTGGCATCCACGCCTTTTTGGATTTCGGCTTTGGTGTTATCAGCCAAGTCGATGCTGTAGTCGGTCACGTTGTCGGCCTTTTCAGCGGCAGTAACAGTCAATTTGCTCGAACCGGCGCTCGCAGTCGTGCCTTTGGCGTTGACGGTGTAAACGTCTTGGCCGTTGGTGTCGACGGTTTTAACCACGTCTTTGATGTTGGTACCGGCACGTACTTCGGTACGGGCGGCGGCGCTTTGCTGTTTCAGCTGGCTGTAGTTGACGGCGTCGTTGTCATCGGTACCGGCGGCAACGTTGGTGATCTTGTTGCCGGCGGCATTGATGCCTGACTTGGTCACACTCGGGCCACCGGTAATGGTGAGGCCGTCTGAATTCAGTTTGCTGTCGCCTGCGGTGACGCTGTCAACGGTGATGTCTTTGGCCAGTTTCAGCTGTACGCCACCGGCTACGGTTTCGCTGATGATGTTGCTGTCGCCTTTGACATTGATGGTGTCGCCCAATGCGTAGTTGTTGCTGCCGGTGGTACCGCCGAAGTTGATGCCTTTGGCAATATTGGCGGCGTTGGTCGCGACGTTTTGGTTGGTCGCAAACAGTTGGCTGCCGTTAACGGCATCTTTGCTGTTGGCGTTGAGGTCGCCGTCGGCTACGTTGGTCACTTTGTTGCCGGCGTTGTTCAAACCGTCTTTGGTCAGTTTGACATCACCCGCTTTAACACCGTCTTGGGTCAATGCGACATCGTCGCCTACTTTCACACCGTCGTTGTTCACGGTGGTGTCGCCGGCTTCGACGCTGTTCACTACCAGGTCTTTTTTCAGCTTAACGGTCACTTTATCGTCTTGGGCTTCGGTGGTGATGTTGTCGTCGCCGGCAACGGTCACGGTGGAGCCGAGTTTTTCGATATTGGTGCTGCCGCTGTCGCCGCTGAAGGTCAGGCCTTTGCTGTCAACGGTGGTTTTGGCATCCACGCCTTTTTGGATTTCGGCTTTGGTGTTATCAGCCAAGTCGATGCTGTAGTCGGTCACGTTGTCGGCCTTTTCAGCGGCAGTAACAGTCAATTTGCTCGAACCGGCGCTCGCAGTCGTGCCTTTGGCGTTGACGGTGTAAACGTCTTGGCCGTTGGTGTCGACGGTTTTAACCACGTCTTTGATGTTGGTACCGGCACGTACTTCGGTACGGGCGGCGGCGCTTTGCTGTTTCAGCTGGCTGTAGTTGACGGCGTCGTTGTCATCGGTACCGGCGGCAACGTTGGTGATCTTGTTGCCGGCGGCATTGATGCCTGACTTGGTCACACTCGGGCCACCGGTAATGGTGAGGCCGTCTGAATTCAGTTTGCTGTCGCCTGCGGTGACGCTGTCAACGGTGATGTCTTTGGCCAGTTTCAGCTGTGCGCCACCGGCTACGGTTTCGCTGATGATGTTGCTGTCGCCTTTGACATTGATGGTGTCGCCCAATGCGTAGTTG
This region of Neisseria subflava genomic DNA includes:
- the pepN gene encoding aminopeptidase N produces the protein MSKTIHYLKDYAAPAYRILKTDLHFDILEPQTIVKSSLTVQPERAGETLVLDGSAKLLSVKVNGRAVDYVLEDEKLTIAGAPSENFTLEVETEILPAENKSLMGLYASGGNLFTQCEPEGFRKITFYIDRPDVMSKFTTTIVADKKRYPVLLSNGNKIDGGEFSDGRHWVKWEDPFAKPSYLFALVAGDLAVTEDYFTTMSGRKVKIEFYTTEIDKPKVGFAVESLKNAMKWDETRFGLEYDLDIFMVVAVGDFNMGAMENKGLNIFNTKFVLANSRTATDTDFEGIESVVGHEYFHNWTGNRVTCRDWFQLSLKEGLTVFRDQEFSGDRASRVVRRIDNVRMLRLFQFPEDAGPTAHPVRPASYEEMNNFYTMTVYEKGAEVVRMYHTLLGEEGFQKGMKLYFQRHDGQAVTCDDFRAAMADTNGINLDQFALWYSQAGTLVLDAQGRLKDGAFELTIKQTIPATPDMADKQPMMIPVKTGLLNEKGEAVEFEYQGERVKEAVLVLTEAEQTFVLGGVNEPVIPSLLRDFSAPVTLNYPYSEQELATLLAADENEFARWEAAQTLYHRAINANRQALAEGRPLPEHKALMDALALVVSGDFDPAFRAILLQMPSETDIWAEEENIDPIQVHQAREALLNAVAVKFLPQWRELNRQAAKQENQADAAVRYEYSPELAGWRTLRNACRAFILRADAAHIEHVAENYEAMAQNMTHEWGILSAINSNESEIRDRLLTKFADKFADDALVMDKYFVLIASSRRKDTLQQVQTALNHPKFSIENPNKARSLLMSFSRNIPHFHAEDGSGYRFVADKVMEIDRFNPQVAARLVQAFNICNKLEANRKAVMTKELQRINAQEGLSKDVGEIVGKILNEK